Proteins from one Flammeovirgaceae bacterium genomic window:
- a CDS encoding WG repeat-containing protein yields MNRCFFLILMVLSPPVFAQIGPLRAAQARMDKGKWIKSENSIEKALGKDPANAEAKLVYAQWYFSPGNPKSSIDSAYKFVLAATEDYDQADPRQKEKLQRFPLDSAILVRLRERIDSAAFERAKRYNSEGAYIAFLRRFAYAKQRENAIELRDEVSFLDALRENTYQGFARYMEKYPESHRFGEASDRYEKLLFEDRTRDGKLKSYISFYREFPHSPFRGTALKQIFEVGTASGELQDFLEFISQYKGAGPLTKRARDMALHIALQQHRQIPAAVLSDSVRQVLEDDGPYWVPFLKNGKYGFMDSDGKEKIGPEYEGIDGDYLCGNITEDFLITSKGVVSRSNKLLIGGEVEAVEDLGYGILLVGLKGCSRLVHKSGFALVPGCVDAARIVAGHFLAVERNKKWTLHAFTGRQLIGQAYDGITSEGDIVVLGKSGKQVLNTIDQVIFAADNNPLPGNMVFDEVRKLSSDKILVKNGSLEGVVGPDLKFVVPLDRQELTLTSFGFTKKVLNKVTTVGLSDAIDRQEFVEIRPYLHWLGLYQPKAAKLFDLPSRKVVEDGLDSLWFANRLAMAASGDSLKVMFGSGRKMVFPKSMRVAFVKSPDSVRFFYLEGKDKKQVYGVDSGTRLFSLDFDHIEEIESSVFLITHKNKKGIVGLDGKPILPVEYDAIVKASPHVVSLLKDKKFGLFDIRRRQLFKAIYDRNLFFFNASTLVAYKDGFYGFMDLDSAPISPFQFDEVRPWSDSVALVRKDFRWMTYSVYDGKTIIDQIKSYRLIKDAPDGKIAIIQKGNDYGVLSSTRGMVIPPTFSDLLNLGTAEKPFYFTEKHVEEAGIFVVIYYDEQGRLVRRQIYEADEYDDIYCK; encoded by the coding sequence ATGAACAGGTGTTTTTTTTTGATACTGATGGTGCTGAGCCCGCCTGTGTTTGCGCAGATAGGCCCCTTGCGCGCGGCCCAGGCGAGAATGGACAAGGGCAAATGGATAAAATCCGAAAATTCCATTGAAAAGGCCCTGGGGAAGGACCCCGCAAACGCGGAAGCAAAACTGGTGTATGCACAATGGTACTTCTCCCCCGGCAACCCAAAATCCAGTATCGACTCTGCCTACAAATTTGTGCTGGCGGCCACGGAAGACTATGACCAGGCGGACCCCCGCCAGAAGGAAAAACTGCAGCGCTTCCCCCTTGACAGTGCCATCCTCGTGCGGTTGCGGGAGCGGATTGACAGCGCGGCATTTGAGCGGGCGAAGCGGTATAACTCCGAAGGTGCCTATATTGCTTTTTTGAGGAGGTTTGCCTACGCCAAACAGCGCGAAAACGCCATTGAACTGCGGGACGAGGTCTCCTTCCTGGACGCCCTCAGGGAGAATACCTATCAGGGCTTTGCCCGGTACATGGAAAAATACCCGGAGTCCCACCGTTTTGGGGAGGCCAGCGACCGGTATGAAAAATTGCTGTTCGAAGACCGCACCCGCGATGGCAAGCTAAAAAGCTATATTTCCTTTTATAGGGAATTTCCACACAGCCCATTTAGGGGCACCGCGCTCAAACAAATATTTGAGGTGGGCACCGCTTCCGGGGAGTTACAGGATTTTTTGGAGTTCATCTCCCAATACAAGGGGGCCGGCCCCCTGACAAAACGGGCCAGGGACATGGCCCTGCACATTGCGCTGCAACAGCACAGGCAAATCCCCGCTGCGGTCCTCTCGGACTCGGTACGGCAGGTATTGGAAGACGATGGGCCCTATTGGGTGCCATTTCTGAAAAACGGGAAGTATGGTTTCATGGACAGTGACGGGAAGGAGAAGATCGGGCCAGAGTATGAGGGGATCGATGGGGATTACCTCTGTGGTAATATCACGGAAGATTTTTTGATCACTTCGAAGGGGGTGGTAAGCCGGTCAAACAAGCTATTGATAGGCGGGGAGGTGGAGGCCGTGGAGGACCTGGGGTATGGTATATTGCTGGTGGGCTTGAAGGGTTGCAGCCGGCTGGTGCATAAGTCCGGGTTTGCCCTGGTGCCAGGCTGCGTTGACGCGGCACGGATAGTGGCAGGCCATTTCCTGGCCGTTGAGCGCAATAAAAAATGGACGTTGCACGCCTTTACCGGAAGGCAGTTAATTGGCCAGGCATACGATGGCATCACTTCCGAGGGGGACATCGTTGTGCTGGGGAAGAGTGGCAAACAAGTGCTCAACACAATTGACCAGGTAATATTTGCTGCCGACAACAACCCACTGCCCGGCAACATGGTGTTTGATGAAGTAAGGAAATTGAGCTCGGACAAAATACTGGTGAAAAACGGGTCGTTGGAGGGCGTGGTGGGCCCAGACCTGAAATTTGTGGTGCCGTTGGACAGGCAGGAGCTTACGCTTACTTCTTTCGGGTTCACAAAAAAGGTGTTGAACAAAGTCACCACGGTGGGCCTCTCTGATGCCATCGACAGGCAGGAGTTCGTGGAAATACGGCCCTACCTCCATTGGCTTGGCCTGTACCAGCCCAAAGCGGCAAAGCTTTTCGACTTGCCTTCACGCAAGGTTGTTGAAGATGGCCTGGACAGCTTGTGGTTTGCCAATAGGTTGGCCATGGCCGCATCAGGCGACTCCCTAAAGGTGATGTTCGGGTCCGGCAGGAAAATGGTTTTTCCAAAATCCATGAGGGTGGCATTTGTAAAAAGCCCGGACTCTGTGCGGTTTTTTTACCTGGAAGGAAAGGACAAAAAGCAAGTGTACGGGGTGGACTCGGGCACCAGGCTGTTTTCGCTGGATTTTGACCATATAGAGGAAATTGAAAGTAGTGTTTTCCTGATAACGCACAAAAACAAAAAAGGGATTGTAGGGCTGGATGGAAAACCCATTCTTCCTGTGGAATACGATGCCATCGTAAAGGCTTCCCCACATGTGGTTTCTTTGTTGAAGGACAAAAAATTCGGGTTGTTCGATATAAGGAGGCGCCAGTTGTTCAAGGCCATCTACGACAGGAACCTGTTTTTTTTCAATGCATCCACCCTGGTGGCGTACAAAGATGGGTTTTATGGGTTTATGGACCTGGACTCGGCCCCCATTTCCCCTTTTCAATTTGACGAGGTAAGGCCCTGGAGCGACTCGGTGGCCCTGGTGCGCAAGGATTTCAGGTGGATGACCTATTCGGTTTATGATGGCAAAACAATAATCGACCAGATCAAAAGCTATCGCCTCATCAAGGATGCCCCGGATGGGAAAATTGCCATCATCCAAAAAGGGAACGACTATGGGGTGCTGAGCAGCACCCGGGGGATGGTCATACCCCCTACGTTTAGTGATTTGCTCAACCTGGGGACCGCGGAAAAGCCTTTTTACTTTACGGAAAAGCACGTGGAGGAGGCTGGTATATTTGTGGTGATCTACTATGACGAACAGGGACGGCTGGTAAGGAGGCAGATATATGAAGCGGACGAGTACGATGACATCTATTGTAAATAA
- a CDS encoding alkaline phosphatase family protein produces MRIAFLIFLMGGFLAKGQGTNSFPDRPKLVIGIVVDQMRQEYLYRYAPKFGEGGFKRLMGQGFMLSNAHYNYVPTYTGPGHASVYTGTTPAFHGIIANDWYDKVLGEKVNCVEDAAQKIVGSDEGNGDVSPWRLLSTTVTDELELATQRRAKVIGISIKDRAAVLPAGHTPDGAYWYDLKTGKFISSTFYKAGLPVWLDKFNARGLADKYLDGTWDTVYPIQEYRESGPDDSPYETVMKGKDRPTFPYDLKELRKQNGDFAMLPDTPFGNEILVQLAMAAVEGEGMGKDEWTDFLTLSFSSTDWIGHAMGPNSVEEEDTYIRLDKSLEELLNKMDAMVGKGQYLVFLTADHAAAEVPQYLMDLKVINKASQPVSYEAGLKEFLASYYPGKELVRNISNGQVFFNHESFDTDPKTSGVEYLIVSELARNYLQKQPGIAAVYTRQMLLDADYNEGGTKGMVKRGFNDNRSGDIAVVTEPGWIPGSRGKGTSHGSPYTYDTHVPIIFYGYGVKQGTTANYHPITDIAPTVSMILKIKFPSAATGQPITELLK; encoded by the coding sequence ATGAGGATCGCTTTTTTGATATTTCTTATGGGGGGCTTTTTGGCCAAAGGCCAGGGCACTAACTCCTTTCCCGACCGCCCCAAGCTGGTGATTGGCATTGTGGTGGACCAGATGCGGCAGGAATACTTGTACCGTTATGCACCAAAATTTGGCGAAGGGGGCTTCAAGCGCCTGATGGGCCAGGGCTTCATGCTGAGCAATGCGCATTACAACTATGTGCCCACCTACACCGGGCCGGGCCATGCTTCGGTGTACACGGGCACCACCCCCGCCTTTCACGGCATTATTGCCAATGACTGGTATGACAAAGTGCTGGGGGAAAAAGTGAACTGCGTGGAAGATGCAGCCCAAAAAATCGTGGGCAGCGATGAGGGGAACGGGGACGTGTCGCCCTGGAGGTTGCTGTCCACCACCGTTACCGATGAGTTGGAACTGGCCACCCAAAGGAGGGCAAAGGTCATTGGCATTTCCATCAAGGACAGGGCCGCGGTATTGCCGGCAGGCCATACCCCGGATGGCGCTTATTGGTATGACCTCAAAACGGGAAAATTTATTTCCAGCACCTTTTATAAAGCCGGGCTGCCGGTGTGGTTGGACAAGTTTAATGCGCGGGGCCTTGCCGACAAATACCTGGACGGCACCTGGGACACCGTTTACCCCATACAGGAATACCGGGAGAGCGGCCCGGACGATTCCCCTTATGAAACGGTAATGAAGGGAAAAGACCGGCCTACCTTTCCTTATGATTTAAAAGAACTGAGAAAGCAAAACGGTGACTTCGCCATGTTGCCCGACACGCCATTTGGCAATGAAATACTTGTGCAATTGGCCATGGCGGCCGTGGAAGGCGAGGGCATGGGCAAGGATGAATGGACCGATTTTTTGACCCTGTCATTTTCATCCACCGATTGGATAGGCCATGCCATGGGCCCCAACTCGGTGGAAGAGGAGGACACCTACATCCGCCTCGACAAAAGCCTTGAGGAACTGTTGAACAAAATGGACGCGATGGTGGGCAAGGGGCAATACCTTGTGTTTTTGACCGCAGACCATGCCGCTGCGGAAGTGCCCCAGTATTTGATGGACCTGAAGGTGATCAATAAAGCTTCGCAACCTGTCAGCTATGAAGCAGGGTTAAAGGAATTCCTGGCTTCTTATTACCCTGGCAAGGAATTGGTCAGGAACATCAGCAATGGCCAGGTGTTCTTCAACCATGAATCTTTCGACACCGATCCGAAAACATCCGGTGTGGAATATTTGATCGTGTCGGAACTGGCCCGCAACTACCTGCAAAAGCAGCCTGGCATTGCGGCCGTGTACACGCGCCAGATGCTCCTGGATGCCGACTACAATGAAGGTGGGACAAAAGGAATGGTGAAGAGAGGGTTTAATGACAATAGGTCTGGTGACATTGCCGTGGTGACCGAGCCCGGTTGGATACCCGGGTCACGCGGCAAGGGCACTTCCCATGGGAGTCCTTATACTTACGATACGCACGTGCCCATAATTTTTTATGGATATGGGGTGAAACAGGGGACAACGGCCAATTACCACCCCATTACGGACATCGCCCCCACGGTATCCATGATCTTAAAGATAAAATTCCCCAGCGCTGCCACCGGGCAGCCGATAACGGAACTGCTGAAGTAG
- a CDS encoding sodium-dependent transporter, with amino-acid sequence MSVSTDNRGQWGSKFGFIMAAAGSAVGLGNIWRFPYITGQYGGGAFVLVYLLCVLLIGVPLLFTEMGFGRFTKKSTIGAFKDTGANPIFMGLGALMAVLVSFFVLSYYGVIAGWTIGYIFKTLAGSTGSFEAFAANAGYTISLMAAFTLVTVLIVLGGVSGGIEKAAKVLMPLLFGLIILIAIRSLLLPGAMAGVDFYLNPDFSKINGNSILAALGQAFFSMSIGWGIMITYGSYLPKSANIVSSGVWVGIMDAGVALLAGFMIFPAVFAFGKSPDQGQALVFHVLPEIFSSMPGGAIIGALFFLLLMVAALTSSISMLEVPASYFMDEKKWSRKKAAWVVGILVFLVGIPSALSNGSSQFFTHIELSLPWLEAPKVGVQNILDYLFGELFIVVVAFTTCTYVAWKMPIKNIVGELDQGSPEFKAGNFASNTFVFFIRYICPIVILLVLLNMFGLFGVFVGA; translated from the coding sequence ATGAGCGTTTCTACCGACAACCGGGGCCAGTGGGGCTCCAAGTTTGGCTTTATCATGGCGGCAGCAGGATCGGCCGTGGGATTGGGCAACATCTGGAGGTTTCCGTACATCACCGGGCAATATGGGGGCGGGGCCTTCGTGCTGGTGTACCTCCTCTGCGTGCTCCTAATTGGCGTTCCGCTTCTTTTCACGGAAATGGGGTTTGGAAGGTTTACCAAAAAGAGCACGATCGGGGCATTCAAAGACACCGGTGCCAATCCCATTTTTATGGGGCTGGGCGCCCTGATGGCGGTGCTGGTGAGCTTTTTTGTGCTCAGTTATTACGGGGTAATTGCCGGCTGGACCATCGGCTACATTTTCAAAACCCTTGCAGGGTCAACGGGCTCTTTTGAGGCTTTTGCCGCAAACGCAGGCTACACCATTTCACTGATGGCGGCCTTCACCTTGGTCACGGTATTAATTGTGCTGGGTGGCGTTTCCGGGGGGATTGAAAAAGCCGCCAAGGTGCTAATGCCCCTCCTTTTTGGGTTGATCATCCTCATTGCCATCCGCAGTTTGCTGCTTCCGGGCGCCATGGCCGGGGTGGATTTTTACCTTAACCCTGATTTTAGCAAAATCAATGGCAACAGCATCCTGGCCGCACTGGGGCAGGCGTTTTTCTCCATGAGCATTGGATGGGGGATCATGATCACGTACGGTTCCTACTTGCCCAAGAGTGCCAACATCGTGAGCAGCGGTGTGTGGGTGGGCATTATGGATGCCGGGGTGGCATTGCTTGCCGGGTTCATGATATTCCCGGCCGTGTTCGCCTTTGGCAAAAGCCCCGACCAGGGCCAGGCACTCGTGTTCCACGTACTCCCGGAAATTTTCTCGTCCATGCCGGGAGGCGCTATAATTGGCGCCTTGTTCTTCCTGCTGTTGATGGTGGCCGCCCTCACTTCGTCCATATCCATGCTTGAGGTGCCGGCCTCCTATTTTATGGACGAAAAAAAATGGAGCCGCAAGAAAGCGGCATGGGTGGTGGGCATCCTGGTGTTCCTGGTGGGCATCCCTTCGGCCTTGTCCAATGGGTCAAGCCAATTCTTCACCCATATCGAACTGTCCCTTCCCTGGCTGGAGGCCCCCAAAGTAGGGGTACAAAATATTTTGGATTATTTGTTTGGCGAGTTGTTCATTGTGGTGGTGGCCTTCACCACCTGTACTTATGTGGCCTGGAAAATGCCCATTAAGAACATCGTTGGAGAACTTGACCAGGGCTCACCGGAATTCAAGGCCGGCAATTTTGCCTCCAACACCTTTGTGTTTTTCATCCGGTATATATGCCCAATTGTAATCCTTTTGGTATTGCTGAACATGTTTGGCCTGTTTGGCGTTTTCGTTGGCGCTTAG
- a CDS encoding sodium-dependent transporter produces the protein MANRGQFGSKFGFIMAAAGSAVGLGNIWRFPYLTGENGGGAFVFVYLCCVLAIGVPLLFNEIALGRLTGKNPIGAFKDTGSNNFWIIGAILSLCVSFFVTSYYGVIAGWTIGYIYTSLMGTQLTFAEFTANPYIVLMLFAVFIGLNLLIVTKDIAKGIEKASKILMPILFVLVFVVIIRSVTLDGAMAGVKYYLIPDFSKINGATFLKALSQCFFSMSIGWGIMITYGSYLSKNESIVKSALWIGVLDTGVALMGGLMIFPAVFAFGMEPNQGPTLVFQILPHIFGEMPGGNIVGAFFFLLLCIAALTSTISMIEVPGSWLIDEKKWSRKKAAWAVAIAALVVGIPSALSKGANDTLTHMSMTFSGITLTSFMDIMDFVWGSFFIIIVALFICLYVGWVIGPTRIIAELSEGTPSFATKKFAGLSAAQVWAFFIRFVCPLVIIIVILNQFNIF, from the coding sequence ATGGCCAACAGAGGTCAATTCGGATCTAAATTTGGATTCATCATGGCGGCAGCCGGATCGGCTGTGGGCCTTGGCAACATCTGGCGCTTCCCCTACCTCACCGGTGAGAATGGCGGAGGGGCCTTCGTATTTGTTTACCTATGTTGTGTCCTGGCCATCGGGGTACCCCTGCTGTTCAACGAGATAGCCCTGGGGCGGCTCACGGGCAAAAACCCTATTGGCGCTTTTAAAGACACCGGCAGCAACAACTTTTGGATCATCGGGGCCATCCTTTCCCTGTGCGTAAGCTTTTTTGTGACCAGCTATTACGGGGTGATAGCCGGGTGGACCATCGGCTATATTTACACCTCGCTCATGGGCACCCAACTTACCTTTGCGGAATTTACCGCAAACCCATATATCGTCCTCATGCTTTTTGCCGTTTTCATAGGCCTTAATTTACTGATCGTCACCAAAGACATTGCCAAGGGGATAGAGAAGGCTTCCAAAATCCTAATGCCCATATTGTTTGTATTGGTTTTTGTTGTCATTATCAGGAGCGTGACCCTGGATGGCGCCATGGCGGGGGTCAAATACTACCTGATACCCGACTTTTCAAAAATAAACGGGGCCACCTTTTTGAAAGCCCTGAGCCAGTGTTTCTTCTCCATGTCGATTGGGTGGGGCATCATGATCACCTATGGCTCCTACCTTTCCAAAAACGAGAGCATCGTAAAAAGCGCGTTGTGGATAGGCGTGCTGGATACTGGTGTGGCGTTGATGGGCGGCCTCATGATCTTCCCTGCCGTCTTTGCTTTTGGCATGGAGCCCAACCAGGGCCCCACACTGGTATTCCAAATCCTGCCCCATATTTTTGGCGAAATGCCCGGTGGGAACATTGTGGGCGCCTTCTTCTTTTTGCTGCTTTGCATCGCGGCACTCACCTCCACCATTTCCATGATAGAGGTGCCCGGCTCGTGGCTTATTGACGAAAAGAAGTGGAGCCGGAAAAAAGCCGCGTGGGCAGTGGCCATTGCCGCGTTGGTCGTGGGCATCCCTTCGGCCTTGTCGAAAGGCGCCAATGACACGTTGACCCATATGAGCATGACGTTTTCCGGCATTACCCTTACCAGTTTTATGGACATCATGGACTTTGTGTGGGGTTCGTTCTTCATCATCATCGTGGCCCTTTTCATATGCCTCTACGTAGGCTGGGTGATCGGCCCCACCAGGATCATAGCGGAGCTGAGCGAGGGCACTCCTTCCTTTGCCACCAAAAAATTTGCAGGGCTGTCCGCGGCACAGGTGTGGGCATTCTTTATCCGCTTTGTCTGCCCCCTGGTGATCATTATTGTTATCCTCAACCAGTTCAATATTTTCTGA
- a CDS encoding NAD(P)-dependent oxidoreductase has translation MRILVTGANGLLGQKLSLLLDGKEDIDLVATARSVQAIPLKRGTFQQLDITDKEDVTKVISEVQPEVVINTAAMTQVDQCETERERCWLSNVTAVAHLVESCERANAKLIHLSTDFIFDGREGPLKEDALPKPVNYYGESKLAGEKLVRESNIEWAIVRTVLVFGATAGHSRSNIVLWVKKSLEEGKTIQVVNDQWRTPTLAEDLAMGCYLVASKKATGVYHISGEEMMTPYDIAMATARFFGLDLSLVQPTDSSTFKQPAVRPLKTGFDISKARAVLGYAPRSFADGLAILASQIQK, from the coding sequence ATGAGGATACTGGTAACGGGCGCAAACGGGTTGTTGGGGCAGAAGCTTTCCTTGCTGCTGGATGGCAAAGAGGACATTGACCTGGTGGCCACGGCACGTTCGGTACAGGCCATTCCATTGAAAAGGGGCACGTTCCAACAGCTTGACATTACCGACAAGGAAGATGTCACCAAGGTCATTTCCGAAGTACAACCGGAGGTGGTCATCAATACTGCCGCCATGACCCAGGTGGACCAATGCGAAACGGAAAGGGAGCGTTGCTGGCTTTCCAATGTGACCGCGGTGGCGCACCTGGTGGAATCCTGTGAAAGGGCAAATGCGAAGCTTATCCATCTTTCGACCGATTTTATTTTTGACGGAAGGGAAGGACCGCTCAAAGAGGACGCCTTGCCCAAACCGGTAAACTATTACGGGGAAAGCAAATTGGCCGGGGAGAAGTTGGTACGGGAAAGCAACATCGAGTGGGCCATTGTCCGCACCGTCCTCGTCTTTGGGGCCACCGCTGGCCACAGCCGGTCCAACATTGTGCTGTGGGTAAAAAAAAGCCTGGAAGAAGGAAAAACCATACAAGTGGTAAACGACCAGTGGCGCACCCCTACCCTGGCGGAAGACCTGGCGATGGGATGTTACCTCGTGGCCAGCAAAAAGGCTACCGGGGTTTACCACATCTCGGGGGAAGAAATGATGACGCCTTATGATATAGCCATGGCAACGGCCAGGTTTTTCGGCCTTGACCTGTCCCTGGTACAGCCCACCGATTCCTCCACCTTTAAACAGCCGGCCGTCCGGCCACTGAAGACCGGGTTTGACATTTCCAAGGCCAGGGCCGTGCTGGGGTATGCCCCCCGTTCATTTGCCGATGGCCTGGCCATTCTTGCCAGTCAAATCCAAAAGTAA
- a CDS encoding peptidylprolyl isomerase, which produces MNRTAIITAFIISLLFSGCGQKKDYLVTFKTDMGDMVAILYDETPKHKANFIKLAKEHFYDSLLFHRVIQGFMIQGGDPDSRHAKPGQKLGNGGPGYTIDAEFNPKLFHEKGALSAARQPDPINPTKASNGSQFYIVQGTVTLIHNVYQLTLDQANLNAGLQQLLKKEENKGLYDSLRQLYLTGDMHAYMARLNSLVPRIEKETGLKVRKKIPQEKIDAYTTVGGVPHLDDEYTVFGKVIKGLDVIDKIARVQTDSADRPVKDVHFTVTVEEMPRKKITELYGYEYPEQ; this is translated from the coding sequence ATGAACCGTACTGCGATTATCACTGCTTTCATCATCTCCTTGTTATTTTCCGGTTGTGGGCAAAAAAAGGATTACCTGGTAACCTTCAAAACGGATATGGGCGACATGGTGGCCATCCTTTACGATGAAACCCCGAAACACAAGGCCAATTTTATCAAACTGGCAAAAGAACATTTCTATGACAGCCTGTTGTTCCACAGGGTGATCCAGGGCTTTATGATACAGGGCGGGGACCCCGACTCCAGGCATGCCAAGCCCGGGCAAAAACTTGGCAATGGGGGGCCAGGCTATACCATAGACGCAGAGTTTAACCCTAAACTCTTCCACGAAAAGGGCGCACTGTCCGCTGCCCGGCAGCCCGACCCAATCAACCCTACAAAAGCATCCAACGGAAGCCAGTTCTACATTGTGCAGGGAACGGTAACGCTTATCCACAACGTCTACCAACTGACCCTTGACCAGGCCAACCTCAATGCGGGTTTGCAACAACTACTGAAAAAAGAGGAAAACAAAGGACTGTACGATTCCTTAAGGCAACTCTACCTTACGGGGGACATGCACGCCTACATGGCCCGGCTCAACAGCCTGGTACCACGCATTGAAAAAGAAACGGGCCTCAAGGTGAGAAAGAAAATACCGCAGGAAAAAATCGATGCCTATACCACGGTGGGGGGCGTGCCACACCTGGACGATGAGTACACCGTCTTTGGGAAAGTAATAAAAGGACTGGACGTGATCGACAAAATAGCACGGGTGCAAACGGACAGTGCTGACCGGCCGGTTAAGGATGTCCATTTTACCGTTACAGTGGAAGAAATGCCCAGGAAGAAAATCACCGAGTTGTATGGTTATGAATACCCGGAACAATGA
- a CDS encoding DNA polymerase III subunit delta, giving the protein MRFADIPGLQGIKQKLAQSVQANKMAHAQLIAGKEGALNLPLALAYATYIQCTDRKTDDACGVCAACAKNQKFIHPDLHFVFPLSNIKNDKDADRFKAGITKSWRAFLTEQPFGKLDDWTNYYGGENKQAIISRDESRGIIKTLSLKPFESTYKVMVIWQPEYMHGSAANGILKILEEPPENTFFLLVANATDRLLPTIVSRTQIVQVPLLTDGDLDGYLQQATDLSETARRNILQLADGDLNLALRLAQNDENINQDLFADWMRACFKKGYGDLVRMADEFHQMDKLNQRNLLYYGIGMMRESLLCLSGTTAINRAQEGELKFVQDFSKVMDVMKIEWANQLMSDASYYLERNGSAKMVFLNLSLQLSAVLNP; this is encoded by the coding sequence TGCCGACATACCCGGCCTGCAGGGCATAAAACAAAAGCTGGCCCAATCGGTTCAGGCCAATAAGATGGCGCACGCACAACTTATTGCAGGCAAGGAGGGCGCCCTCAACCTTCCCCTTGCACTCGCCTACGCCACCTACATCCAATGCACGGACAGGAAAACCGATGATGCCTGTGGCGTTTGCGCGGCCTGTGCCAAGAACCAAAAATTTATCCACCCCGACCTTCACTTTGTTTTTCCACTCAGCAATATCAAGAACGATAAAGACGCAGACCGTTTCAAGGCGGGGATCACCAAATCGTGGAGGGCCTTCCTGACCGAGCAACCCTTTGGCAAACTGGACGACTGGACCAACTATTACGGTGGCGAAAACAAACAAGCGATCATTTCCCGTGACGAAAGCCGGGGCATTATCAAAACCCTTTCACTGAAACCTTTTGAAAGCACCTATAAGGTAATGGTGATCTGGCAGCCGGAGTACATGCATGGTTCTGCCGCCAACGGTATATTGAAAATCCTGGAAGAGCCGCCTGAAAACACCTTCTTCCTGCTGGTGGCCAATGCCACGGACCGCCTGCTGCCCACCATTGTTTCGAGGACCCAAATCGTACAGGTCCCCCTTCTTACGGACGGGGACCTGGATGGCTACCTGCAACAAGCCACTGACCTAAGCGAAACCGCCCGCAGGAATATCCTGCAACTGGCAGACGGTGACCTCAACCTTGCCCTGCGCCTGGCACAAAACGATGAGAACATCAACCAGGATTTATTTGCCGATTGGATGCGCGCATGCTTTAAGAAAGGCTATGGGGACCTGGTGAGGATGGCCGATGAGTTTCATCAAATGGACAAACTCAACCAGCGCAACCTGCTCTACTATGGCATCGGCATGATGCGCGAATCCCTGCTATGCCTTTCGGGCACCACCGCCATCAACAGGGCACAGGAAGGGGAACTCAAGTTTGTGCAGGACTTCAGCAAGGTGATGGACGTGATGAAAATCGAATGGGCTAACCAACTGATGTCGGATGCCTCTTATTACCTGGAAAGGAACGGCAGCGCAAAAATGGTTTTCCTGAACCTTTCCCTTCAACTGTCCGCTGTCTTGAACCCCTGA